The following coding sequences are from one Agelaius phoeniceus isolate bAgePho1 chromosome 24, bAgePho1.hap1, whole genome shotgun sequence window:
- the PPCS gene encoding phosphopantothenate--cysteine ligase translates to MAAAVKEEEKDKDDEEDNAVDTAATEERVRAWAAAQAARGRRVALVTSGGTQVPLEARAVRFLENFSSGRRGAASAERLVRAGYGVCFLHRARSAFPWARALPPHGPALLDALRLTPGPPPGVAAAPAALPALLPALREYQRATEEGALLAIEFTGLVEYLALLRAAARALAPLGSSAMFYLAAAVSDFYIPVSEMPEHKIQSSEGPLQITMKMVPKMLSPLVRDWAPEAFVISFKLETDAQILLDKSRQALEKYRHQVVVANVLESRRTSVIIVTRDSQTPLSLSEQEIAQGMEIEEKIVSYLQGQHTAFIERKG, encoded by the exons ATGGCGGCGGCggtgaaggaggaggagaaggacaagGACGATGAGGAGGACAACGCTGTGGATACGGCGGCGACCGAGGAGCGGGTGCGGGCTTGGGCGGCGGCGCAGGCGGCGCGCGGGCGGCGCGTGGCGCTGGTGACGTCGGGCGGGACGCAGGTGCCGCTGGAGGCGCGCGCCGTGCGCTTCCTGGAGAACTTCAGCagcgggcggcgcggggcggcctCGGCCGAGCGGCTGGTGCGGGCCGGCTACGGCGTCTGCTTCCTGCACCGCGCCCGCTCCGCCTTCCCCTGGGCCCGCGCCCTGCCGCCGCACGGGCCCGCGCTGCTGGACGCGCTCCGCCTCAccccggggccgccgcccgGCGtggccgccgcccccgccgcgctgCCCGCGCTGCTACCCGCGCTCCGAGAGTACCAGCGCGCCACCGAGGAGGGAGCACTGCTCGCCATCGAGTTCACCGGGCTCGTGGAGTACCTGGCGCTGCTGCGCGCCGCCGCCAGAGCGCTGGCGCCCCTCG GCTCCAGTGCCATGTTCTACCTGGCAGCCGCCGTGTCGGATTTCTACATCCCGGTCTCTGAGATGCCAGAGCACAAGATCCAGTCCTCAGAGGGACCCCTGCAG ATCACAATGAAGATGGTGCCAAAAATGCTATCACCCCTGGTCAGAGACTGGGCCCCTGAGGCCTTTGTGATTTCCTTCAAACTGGAGACAGATGCCCAGATCCTGCTGGATAAATCCCGGCAGGCTCTGGAGAAATACCGGCACCAGGTGGTGGTGGCCAACGTCCTGGAGTCCCGCAGAACCTCTGTCATCATTGTCACCAGGGACTCACAGACTCCCTTGTCCCTGTCTGAGCAGGAGATAGCACAAGGCATGGAAATAGAGGAGAAGATTGTGAGTTacctgcagggccagcacaCAGCCTTTATagagaggaaaggctga